A stretch of the Desulfobacterales bacterium genome encodes the following:
- a CDS encoding PaeR7I family type II restriction endonuclease has product MALDLVDYEQKACEAVKTFWGNREAARQKQIESGKADHGERAGVTAGKNMDGFLALVLDIVRANGLAHAQIHQQRAVLTLPGYFRPTKLWDLLVTHKGELIAAIELKSQVGPSFGNNFNNRTEEAIGTAHDFWTAFREGAFGKQPPPFVGWLMLVEDAPESRRPVKNKSPHFPIFDEFKGASYLKRYDLLCQKMVKEQLYTTATIITSPRKAADTGEFSGMSPMTSLKTLVTALAGHVAAEAARLG; this is encoded by the coding sequence ATGGCTCTTGACCTTGTTGATTACGAACAAAAGGCCTGCGAGGCCGTAAAGACTTTTTGGGGGAACCGAGAGGCAGCGAGACAGAAGCAGATTGAGTCCGGAAAGGCTGACCACGGTGAGCGGGCCGGGGTCACCGCTGGTAAGAATATGGACGGGTTCTTAGCGTTGGTGCTCGACATCGTGCGGGCCAACGGACTGGCACACGCCCAGATTCACCAGCAGAGAGCTGTGCTGACGCTGCCCGGTTACTTTCGACCAACCAAACTCTGGGATCTTCTGGTCACTCACAAAGGCGAGCTGATTGCCGCCATCGAGCTGAAAAGTCAGGTCGGCCCCTCGTTCGGCAACAATTTCAACAACCGTACCGAAGAGGCGATCGGTACTGCCCACGATTTTTGGACGGCCTTTCGCGAAGGAGCCTTCGGTAAACAGCCCCCTCCTTTTGTTGGCTGGCTGATGCTGGTCGAGGATGCCCCGGAATCACGAAGGCCCGTCAAAAACAAATCACCTCACTTTCCGATCTTCGATGAATTCAAGGGTGCGTCGTACCTCAAGCGATACGACCTCCTGTGCCAGAAAATGGTGAAAGAGCAGCTGTACACAACCGCGACAATCATCACGTCGCCGCGAAAGGCCGCTGACACTGGAGAGTTTTCCGGGATGTCGCCGATGACCAGCCTCAAGACCTTGGTAACGGCGTTGGCTGGTCACG
- a CDS encoding Eco57I restriction-modification methylase domain-containing protein: protein MQLRDKILLLRQLNLFDEYTCTRSPLVNDAVEALAKGGGPEARGAVFTRVEVVDFILDLAGYTADQPLQQKRLLEPSFGGGDFLLVVVRRLLTAWRAATGATGSALDDLGNAIRAVELHHDTFNSTREQVVALLKQEGLPAETATALANRWLVQGDFLLIPLDGQFDFVVGNPPYVRQELIPAPLLVEYRVRYRTIYDRADLYIPFFERSLSLLSVMGCLGFICADRWMKNRYGGPLRRLVAKKFRLKIYVDMVDTPAFHSDVIAYPAITIISREPSGATRIAHRPAIDRALLATLADTLRAMPLPKDAGSVRELARVPNGTEPWLLESSDQMALIRRLEQQFPSLEEAGCKVGIGVATGADKAFIGAFNDIDVEPDRKLPLVTTKDIMSGEVRWHGRGVINPFAEGGGLVDLRDYPRLRRYLEARLEIIAGRHCARKSPANWYRTIDRITPALAKRPKLLIPDIKGKAHVVFEGGRLYPHHNLYYVTSDAWDLRALQAVLLAAVTRLFVATYSTKMRGGFLRFQAQYLRRIRLPPWKDVPNTLRTELAEAAIRRELQACNRAVFKLYGLSCEEQSALGGNGE from the coding sequence GTGCAATTACGAGATAAAATTTTGCTATTAAGACAACTCAATTTATTTGATGAATATACTTGCACCCGTTCGCCACTGGTGAACGATGCTGTTGAAGCGTTGGCGAAAGGTGGCGGTCCGGAAGCGCGAGGCGCGGTTTTCACCCGTGTCGAAGTGGTTGATTTCATCCTGGACCTTGCCGGCTACACGGCAGATCAGCCGTTGCAGCAAAAGCGGCTGTTGGAGCCGTCATTCGGTGGCGGTGACTTTTTGCTCGTTGTGGTGCGCAGGCTGCTGACTGCATGGCGGGCCGCGACTGGGGCGACAGGGTCTGCGTTGGATGATCTTGGCAATGCTATCCGGGCGGTTGAGCTGCATCATGACACGTTCAATTCCACCCGTGAGCAAGTGGTTGCCTTGCTCAAGCAGGAGGGATTGCCGGCGGAAACGGCAACCGCGCTCGCAAATCGCTGGCTTGTCCAAGGTGACTTCCTGCTGATTCCGCTGGATGGTCAATTCGACTTCGTGGTTGGCAACCCCCCCTATGTGCGCCAGGAATTGATCCCTGCGCCCCTGCTGGTTGAATATCGCGTTCGTTATCGGACAATCTACGATCGGGCTGACCTCTATATCCCTTTCTTTGAGCGGTCGTTATCGTTGCTCTCTGTGATGGGTTGCTTGGGCTTTATTTGCGCGGACCGCTGGATGAAGAACCGCTACGGAGGGCCACTGCGTCGTCTGGTGGCCAAAAAATTCCGCCTGAAAATCTATGTCGATATGGTGGATACCCCGGCGTTTCACTCCGACGTGATCGCCTACCCTGCCATCACCATCATCAGCCGGGAACCATCCGGTGCTACACGCATTGCCCATCGCCCTGCCATCGATCGCGCATTGTTGGCGACCTTAGCCGATACACTGCGGGCGATGCCCTTGCCAAAGGATGCCGGGTCAGTGCGCGAATTGGCCCGGGTCCCCAATGGCACAGAGCCGTGGCTACTGGAATCGTCGGATCAGATGGCGCTGATTCGTCGGCTCGAGCAGCAATTCCCGAGCTTGGAAGAGGCTGGCTGCAAGGTAGGTATCGGCGTAGCGACGGGCGCGGACAAGGCTTTCATAGGTGCCTTCAACGACATCGATGTCGAGCCGGATCGGAAGCTGCCACTGGTAACGACCAAAGACATCATGTCCGGCGAGGTACGCTGGCATGGCCGGGGGGTCATCAATCCGTTTGCCGAGGGCGGGGGGCTTGTCGATCTACGGGACTACCCACGCCTGCGCCGTTACCTGGAGGCGCGGCTGGAGATCATTGCCGGCCGTCACTGTGCCCGGAAGTCACCGGCGAACTGGTATCGCACGATTGACCGAATCACCCCGGCGCTTGCAAAGAGACCGAAGCTCTTGATCCCTGACATCAAGGGAAAGGCTCATGTCGTGTTCGAGGGTGGCCGGCTCTATCCACACCACAATCTTTATTATGTCACGTCCGATGCGTGGGACTTGCGGGCATTGCAGGCCGTCTTGCTCGCAGCCGTTACCCGGCTATTCGTGGCGACCTATTCAACCAAGATGCGCGGGGGATTCCTCCGGTTTCAAGCGCAGTACCTACGCCGCATTCGTCTCCCGCCATGGAAGGATGTTCCCAATACTCTGCGGACCGAATTGGCGGAAGCTGCCATCAGGCGGGAATTGCAGGCGTGCAACCGTGCAGTGTTCAAGCTGTACGGCCTGAGCTGCGAAGAACAATCAGCCCTTGGCGGCAATGGAGAATAA
- a CDS encoding type II toxin-antitoxin system RelE/ParE family toxin, which translates to MSTPYKVQWAKIAEDDLGKIILYIAEDSPTNARTIFEKIKEKASSLTQFPERCRIVPELQGQGIFLYRELIVSPWRIIYRISVKKVYILSVIDSRQNVEDILLKRLIKLEGY; encoded by the coding sequence ATGAGTACTCCATACAAGGTTCAATGGGCAAAAATTGCAGAAGATGACCTTGGAAAAATAATTCTATATATCGCCGAAGACAGTCCCACAAATGCCAGAACAATTTTTGAAAAAATAAAAGAAAAAGCATCAAGCCTTACGCAGTTTCCAGAAAGGTGTCGAATCGTCCCGGAACTTCAAGGTCAAGGCATATTTCTATATCGGGAACTTATAGTTTCACCATGGAGAATTATTTACAGAATCTCAGTCAAAAAGGTTTACATTTTATCAGTTATTGATTCCCGCCAGAATGTCGAAGATATCCTGCTGAAAAGATTAATAAAACTAGAAGGTTATTAA
- a CDS encoding type II toxin-antitoxin system Phd/YefM family antitoxin: protein MNISSDIKPVSFLKSHAADILKQINDTHRPIVITQNGEPRAVLQDPESYDNMRKAIGLLKLISQGEEDIKNGNTKTQNRVFQDIEKMLAKKEK from the coding sequence ATGAATATATCATCCGATATCAAGCCGGTTTCCTTTCTCAAATCCCACGCAGCTGACATTTTAAAACAAATTAACGACACACACCGTCCCATTGTTATTACACAAAACGGGGAACCAAGAGCAGTCCTTCAAGACCCGGAAAGCTATGACAATATGCGTAAAGCTATTGGCTTGCTTAAATTAATTTCCCAGGGAGAAGAAGACATCAAAAATGGGAATACTAAAACTCAGAATCGTGTCTTTCAAGACATTGAAAAAATGTTGGCAAAGAAGGAAAAATGA
- a CDS encoding type II toxin-antitoxin system VapC family toxin produces the protein MKYLIDTCVVSELIKKNPNPKVTAWITSTEESKLFLSVLTFGEIHKGIEKLPESKKKEKLHNWVNFELRERFENRIINFDLQAATAWGKAQALSESAGKGMPTLDGQIAATGIAHSLTVVTRNTPDMVISGVSLFNPWE, from the coding sequence GTGAAATACCTTATAGACACATGCGTTGTATCCGAATTAATTAAAAAGAATCCTAACCCAAAAGTTACGGCATGGATAACAAGCACAGAAGAGAGCAAATTATTTCTTAGCGTTCTTACCTTTGGCGAAATTCACAAAGGCATTGAAAAACTGCCTGAGAGCAAAAAGAAAGAAAAATTGCATAATTGGGTTAATTTTGAACTCAGAGAAAGATTTGAAAACAGAATTATTAATTTTGACCTCCAAGCAGCTACTGCATGGGGAAAGGCCCAAGCCTTATCAGAGTCCGCGGGAAAAGGTATGCCAACCCTTGATGGTCAAATTGCTGCTACAGGTATTGCTCACAGCCTCACCGTGGTGACAAGAAACACTCCTGACATGGTAATAAGCGGTGTGTCCCTGTTTAACCCTTGGGAATAA
- a CDS encoding type II toxin-antitoxin system Phd/YefM family antitoxin, which yields MNKNHWQLQEAKNKFSSLVDKARVNGPQVVTKHGKAAVVILAIEEYKKLIKPKKSLVKFFQSSPLASEELYLKRNKDVPRDIEL from the coding sequence ATGAATAAAAATCACTGGCAACTTCAAGAAGCCAAAAACAAATTTAGTAGCCTGGTCGACAAGGCACGGGTTAATGGCCCCCAGGTCGTAACAAAACATGGCAAAGCCGCGGTCGTTATCCTTGCAATCGAAGAATACAAAAAATTAATAAAACCAAAAAAGAGCTTGGTGAAATTTTTCCAAAGCTCTCCCCTTGCAAGTGAAGAGCTATATTTAAAAAGAAATAAAGATGTTCCGAGGGATATTGAGCTGTGA
- a CDS encoding SPASM domain-containing protein, giving the protein MPDLIRKRLKKQALPSLLNSRQGWARLFALKRAPEPHLHQIEPTNACPYTCVMCPRHRKMTRSVGFMDMDLFARVIDEIAGYSALTREKEIELFHFGESLLHHRLPEMTAYVSQAGLKGVLSVNGPEFVPAKAEQLFRAGAHKIIISLDGYDGDSYQRIRGPHADFDLAVHNIRTAVDIADRLKARTRLVVRMIRLAENAGHAERFKATWKERGIDVELREFFPWSEPEMVELGGYETYPPHMVCPFCWQYLVVQWNGDVVACCRDYNGVNIMGNVRCDSLKDIWNGPAYEMFRHRMTAGDYDNQICPPCMSIYYNEG; this is encoded by the coding sequence ATGCCGGATTTGATACGGAAACGACTCAAGAAACAGGCCCTCCCCTCCCTGCTGAATTCCCGCCAGGGGTGGGCGCGTCTTTTTGCGTTGAAACGGGCGCCGGAACCGCACCTGCATCAGATTGAACCGACCAATGCCTGTCCCTACACCTGCGTCATGTGTCCCCGCCACAGAAAAATGACCCGATCCGTCGGCTTCATGGATATGGATCTCTTTGCCAGGGTCATTGACGAGATTGCCGGCTATTCCGCCTTGACCCGGGAAAAGGAGATAGAGCTGTTTCACTTTGGTGAGTCGTTGCTGCACCACCGGCTTCCGGAGATGACGGCATATGTCTCCCAGGCTGGTCTCAAGGGCGTCCTGTCGGTGAACGGCCCCGAATTCGTCCCGGCAAAGGCGGAGCAACTTTTCAGGGCCGGTGCCCATAAAATCATCATCTCGCTTGACGGGTACGATGGTGACAGCTACCAACGCATCCGCGGACCGCATGCCGACTTTGATCTGGCTGTTCACAATATCCGGACCGCCGTTGATATTGCGGATAGACTGAAGGCCCGGACCAGGCTGGTGGTGAGAATGATCCGCCTGGCGGAGAACGCCGGCCATGCCGAACGGTTCAAGGCCACATGGAAGGAACGGGGCATTGATGTCGAATTGCGGGAATTCTTTCCCTGGAGCGAGCCGGAGATGGTCGAGCTGGGAGGGTACGAAACCTATCCCCCGCACATGGTGTGCCCCTTCTGCTGGCAGTATCTGGTCGTGCAGTGGAACGGCGATGTCGTTGCCTGCTGCCGCGATTACAATGGCGTCAATATCATGGGCAATGTCCGTTGCGACAGTCTGAAGGACATCTGGAACGGTCCGGCCTACGAGATGTTCAGGCACAGGATGACGGCCGGTGACTACGACAACCAGATATGTCCGCCCTGCATGTCTATTTACTATAACGAGGGATAA